A region from the Carcharodon carcharias isolate sCarCar2 chromosome 29, sCarCar2.pri, whole genome shotgun sequence genome encodes:
- the LOC121270972 gene encoding 39S ribosomal protein L50, mitochondrial-like, whose protein sequence is MATPALRLSLRLSSWIPGRILIPIHRRRESGTGNEQQDARDALARPPFRSRKYQPPAQLEERVRAVLERVTGSPAAPDWQETQLGEGERFHLLCELSDELRHTVPNSRLHQMRSPGDILHFYQQPADTDSFAFQELAGSELPPNLRVNWIYEGRGGGGGDGLNPG, encoded by the exons ATGGCGACGCCGGCGCTGAGGCTAAGCCTGAGACTGAGCTCCTGGATCCCGGGGAGGATCCTGATCCCGATCCACCGACGCAGGGAGTCCGGGACCGGGAATGAACAGCAAGATGCTAGG GATGCCCTGGCCCGGCCCCCTTTCCGGAGCCGGAAATACCAGCCCCCTGCCCAGCTGGAAGAGAGGGTGCGGGCCGTGTTGGAACGGGTGACGGGTTCACCTGCTGCCCCGGACTGGCAGGAAACTCagctgggtgagggtgagaggttcCACCTCCTCTGCGAGCTGTCCGATGAGCTGAGACACACGGTGCCCAACTCCCGGCTGCACCAGATGAGGAGCCCGGGCGATATCTTGCACTTCTACCAGCAGCCGGCCGACACCGACTCCTTCGCCTTCCAGGAGCTGGCTGGCTCGGAGCTGCCCCCGAATCTCCGGGTCAACTGGATctatgaggggagaggaggaggaggaggtgacgGATTGAATCCAGGCTGA